Within the Thermosynechococcaceae cyanobacterium Okahandja genome, the region TCGGCCACCGGCCTAACTGGTTTTGCGGTGCTGAATGGCGGTTAGGCCACTAGTTTGGAGTAGCTCGCCGCCCTCGACAGTGGCGTAGATGAGCCAGTGATTGCCACAGGGCATGCGGGATTCAACGGTACATTCAAGATAGGCAAGGGCATCGAGGAGGATGGGGGCACCGCTGGCGGCACTCTTAAGGCTGAGGGCGGCTAACTGCTGTTCCCCGAGCCGCTGCGCCTGCTGGCATTGACGCACAAGGGGGCTGCCTTCCTTTAGAATATTCAACACAAAGCGATCGCCCACCAAACACAGGCTTTCCGCCCACTGCTGGGGCAAGGCAACCGTCACTCCAGGTGGATTAAAGGAAGCTTGGGACACCGATGCCACCAAAATGGCGGCGGCTTGGGTTAAGTGGCTACAGCCTTCGGGCAAGGTGGTGAGAATACAGAGGGAGCCAACCACACGATTGAGGGCCTGTTCGCTGCGATCCACTTGGGCTTCGACAAGGCTCGGTTGCAGCACGGTGCGGGATTTGCGCAGTTTCTTAAGGGCTTGGGCAAACTCATGGGCTGCGGTTTGGCAACGCTCTAAATCGGCGGCTGTGGGGGTAAACTTCACCCGCAGGGTGTCAAAGCCTAGGGTATAGCCTGCGTCCAACAGCTTTTGCTCAATATCATCAATGGCCTCCCCGCTCCAGCCGTAGGAACCAAAGACACCGGCTAACTTGGTTTTACTGCCTTCCGCCAGAATAAACCCCAAGGCGGTTTGTACTTGGGTTGGCATGTGGCCGCCAAGGGTCGGGGAGCCAATAATAAAGCCATCACTACTGTGGATCAGGGCCTGCATTTCCGCGGGTGGGGTGGTTTCGCAGTTGATGGCGCTGACCTGTACTC harbors:
- a CDS encoding diflavin flavoprotein; translation: MLTETRPRDVQVAEIAPHVLVLRSRTWDRLKFEVEYGRQQGTTSNSYLLKATQPTLLDPPGESFSQLYLGELAQQMDLRQLRYLILSHVNSNRLVTVKALLERAPQITLVCSKAGAVTLRSALGDSIPLWIPRSDTPLDLGEGWQLEFIAAATPRWPDGLMTFDPQHQILFTDKLFGAHVCGDSLYDEHWKKLDGDRAYYFECLHAAQTRQVESILDRIEELSPLPRLYAPAHGPIVKLSRSRLFQDYRDWCHAQAEQETTVALFYASAYGNTAILANAIAQSLTAAGVQVSAINCETTPPAEMQALIHSSDGFIIGSPTLGGHMPTQVQTALGFILAEGSKTKLAGVFGSYGWSGEAIDDIEQKLLDAGYTLGFDTLRVKFTPTAADLERCQTAAHEFAQALKKLRKSRTVLQPSLVEAQVDRSEQALNRVVGSLCILTTLPEGCSHLTQAAAILVASVSQASFNPPGVTVALPQQWAESLCLVGDRFVLNILKEGSPLVRQCQQAQRLGEQQLAALSLKSAASGAPILLDALAYLECTVESRMPCGNHWLIYATVEGGELLQTSGLTAIQHRKTS